In Actinoplanes lobatus, the DNA window GCGGATCACCCGGTAGAGCTCGGCCCGCGCGCCGACGTCGACGCCACGGGTCGGCTCGTCGAGCAGCAGCAGGCGGGTGTCGCCGAGCAGCCAGCGCCCGACCACGACCTTCTGCTGGTTGCCGCCGGACAGCGTGCCCACCGGACGGCGTACGTCCAGCGGGCGCAGATCCAGTGACGCGGCGATCCGGTCGGCCTCGGCGCGTTCGCGACCGGCGTCGGTGAAGCCCAGACGGGCCAGGCCGCTGAACGTCGCCAGCGTCATGTTGCGGTAGATCGGCTCGCCGAGCAGCAGCGCCTGGCTCTTGCGCTCCTCGGGGGCCATGCCCATGCCGGCCCGAACGGCCGAGCCGACGCTTCCGGGCCGCAGCTTCCGTCCACCGAGCGTGACGGTGCCGGTGTCGGCGCGGCGCGCGCCGTAGACGGTTTCGAGCAGTTCGGAACGGCCGGATCCGACCAGTCCGGCGATGCCGACGATCTCCCCGGCGGCGACGCTGAGCGAGACGTCGCGGAACTCGCCGGCCCGGCTCAGGCCGTCGACCCGCAACAGCTCCTCGCGCCGGGGCGGCTCCTCCGGGCGGGGCGGGAACACGTACTCGATGGTCCGGCCGGTCATCCGGCTGACCAGCTCGCTGGTCGGGGTGTCCTTCGCGGACAGGTTCGCGGCCGTGGTGCGGCCGTCCTTGAGCACGGTGACCCGGTCGCCGATCTCCCGGATCTCCTCCAGCCGGTGCGAGATGTAGATGACGGCGATGCCCTGGGCGGTGAGGCTGCGGATGATCCGGAAGAGGTTCTCCACCTCGTCGTGGGCGAGCACCGCGCTGGGCTCGTCCATGATCATCAGCTTGGCCTCCTGGGACAGCGCCCGGGCCATGCTGACCACCTGCTTCCCGGCGGCCTGCAACGCGTGGACCATGCGGCGGGCCGGGATCTCCCCGTGCCCGAGCGACCCGAGAATCCGCCGGGTCCGGTCGGCCATGGCGCCCCGCCGGATGAACCCCAGCCGGCGCGGCTCGTGGCCGAGGAACACGTTCTCCGACACCGACAGGTCGTCGACCAGGTCGAGTTCCTGGTAGATGGTGGCGATGCCGGCCTTCATGGCGGCCTGCGGGTTGGCGAAGGCCGCCGGCTCACCCAGCCACTGGACCGTGCCGGCATCCGGCCGGTGCACCCCGGACAGCACCTTGATCAGGGTGGACTTGCCGGCGCCGTTCTGCCCGAGCAGGCAGTGCACCTCACCGGCCCGCACCTCCAGTTGCACGCCGTCGAGGGCCCGCACCCCGGGGAACGTCTTGACCAGATCGGTCAGCCGCAGCACCATGTCCGCCTCGCTCATGCCGTCACCTCCGCCGTGCTCCGGCGATGCGAAGAGGTCACTTGCTCGCTCATGCCGTCACCTCCGCCGTGCTCCGGCGATGCGAAGAGGTCACTTGCTCGCTCATGAGGCCTGCT includes these proteins:
- a CDS encoding sugar ABC transporter ATP-binding protein; this encodes MSEADMVLRLTDLVKTFPGVRALDGVQLEVRAGEVHCLLGQNGAGKSTLIKVLSGVHRPDAGTVQWLGEPAAFANPQAAMKAGIATIYQELDLVDDLSVSENVFLGHEPRRLGFIRRGAMADRTRRILGSLGHGEIPARRMVHALQAAGKQVVSMARALSQEAKLMIMDEPSAVLAHDEVENLFRIIRSLTAQGIAVIYISHRLEEIREIGDRVTVLKDGRTTAANLSAKDTPTSELVSRMTGRTIEYVFPPRPEEPPRREELLRVDGLSRAGEFRDVSLSVAAGEIVGIAGLVGSGRSELLETVYGARRADTGTVTLGGRKLRPGSVGSAVRAGMGMAPEERKSQALLLGEPIYRNMTLATFSGLARLGFTDAGRERAEADRIAASLDLRPLDVRRPVGTLSGGNQQKVVVGRWLLGDTRLLLLDEPTRGVDVGARAELYRVIRRLAAEGVGVLLVSSEVPEVLGLSDRVLVMREGRVVRQAPAHELDEDTVLDLVMAGSLMEGTPA